A part of Desulfobacter sp. genomic DNA contains:
- a CDS encoding methyl-accepting chemotaxis protein, with amino-acid sequence MFGTLKRRMSGSLKIRFLIILIPAVIIGFVVSSFFVTHSSLKALTRAAERKIAGSGAFMGMNVSHWREFHENLLSSIAASPFVAKAISDPAARPDLNLNWKEMKSQFGFRNIALLDWKGVAIAGSNENRIGKEYSDMLFFQEALHQSGVVISKPRNSRVDGKPLVTFALKVASGKGVIFISIPLGEFYEQYVDITRNDPNSNAFILTREGKVLAHRALASGKPVELDLDKFLAETDGPVTFSEYGQTYLVYVHQDPKTGWYIVSATDKEEIQRAANVLVLTNCIVALAAIGLVSALILRLVQSVTRKIDTVVTAIKDLSSGDIELSGLDDQARTSLTRGQDELSVMGQAMDRLIQIQKGLVENVGAIASGDLSRGVIPAGPRDVLGNALAGMVDNLKVLIQAIESAATTLSDIIPVILSDGDNLARGASEQSDAIASIGDAIHRIEDQTRQTAQASSSVNDRAATALHVAEDGKQQMRELVRALEAISVSGKDISATMQDITNIADQTNLIALNATIEAARARELGRGFAVVAQEVKTLAASSANAAQKSNALFKVSLEKIAEGNQVLNLTEKSLLSIVQHFNATSDELTLIVGATRDQAQSTAQLVRGVTQIEGVTKDNVRIAEQVAQHCHQLASLSSKFDKACSKFSL; translated from the coding sequence ATGTTCGGAACGCTTAAACGCCGGATGTCCGGGAGTCTAAAAATAAGGTTTCTCATTATCCTGATCCCTGCCGTCATCATCGGGTTTGTTGTGTCCTCCTTTTTTGTGACCCACAGCAGCCTCAAGGCCCTGACCCGGGCGGCAGAGAGGAAAATTGCAGGCAGCGGCGCCTTTATGGGCATGAACGTCAGCCACTGGAGGGAATTTCACGAAAACCTGCTGTCCTCCATTGCTGCCAGCCCTTTTGTCGCAAAAGCCATATCAGACCCTGCGGCCAGACCCGATTTGAATTTGAATTGGAAAGAGATGAAATCCCAGTTCGGTTTCAGGAACATTGCCCTGCTGGATTGGAAAGGCGTTGCCATTGCCGGAAGCAATGAAAACCGGATCGGAAAAGAGTATTCAGACATGCTTTTTTTCCAGGAGGCCCTCCACCAGTCCGGGGTGGTGATCTCCAAGCCCCGCAACAGCCGGGTGGACGGCAAGCCCCTTGTCACCTTCGCCCTGAAAGTGGCGTCTGGAAAAGGGGTGATCTTTATCAGTATTCCGCTGGGTGAATTTTATGAACAATATGTGGATATTACTCGCAACGATCCCAACTCCAATGCCTTTATCTTAACCCGAGAGGGCAAAGTCCTGGCCCACCGGGCCCTCGCCTCTGGAAAGCCTGTGGAACTGGACCTTGATAAATTTCTGGCTGAAACCGACGGGCCGGTTACCTTTTCCGAGTATGGGCAAACCTATTTAGTATATGTCCACCAGGATCCCAAGACCGGCTGGTATATTGTCAGCGCCACGGATAAGGAAGAAATTCAAAGGGCCGCCAATGTACTGGTGCTCACCAATTGTATTGTGGCCCTGGCGGCCATCGGCTTGGTTTCCGCCCTGATACTGCGTCTGGTCCAGTCCGTTACCCGCAAAATTGATACCGTTGTAACCGCCATAAAAGATCTTTCTTCAGGCGACATAGAACTCAGCGGGCTGGATGACCAGGCGCGGACCTCGCTTACCCGGGGGCAGGACGAACTGAGTGTGATGGGACAGGCCATGGACAGACTGATACAGATCCAGAAAGGGCTGGTGGAAAATGTCGGCGCCATTGCTTCCGGAGATCTGTCCAGGGGTGTGATACCCGCCGGCCCCAGGGATGTCCTTGGCAATGCCCTGGCCGGGATGGTTGACAATCTCAAGGTGTTGATTCAGGCCATTGAGTCTGCCGCCACCACGCTTTCCGATATAATCCCGGTCATTCTATCGGATGGGGATAACCTGGCCCGGGGCGCTTCGGAACAGTCCGATGCCATTGCATCTATTGGCGATGCCATCCATAGGATCGAAGACCAGACCAGACAGACTGCCCAGGCCTCGTCAAGTGTGAACGACCGGGCCGCCACCGCACTCCATGTGGCAGAGGATGGAAAACAGCAGATGCGCGAATTGGTCAGGGCCCTGGAAGCCATCAGCGTTTCGGGGAAAGATATTTCAGCAACCATGCAGGATATTACCAATATCGCGGATCAGACCAATCTTATTGCCTTGAATGCCACCATAGAAGCTGCCAGGGCAAGAGAACTGGGCCGGGGCTTCGCCGTTGTGGCACAAGAAGTGAAAACCCTTGCCGCCTCCAGTGCCAATGCCGCCCAGAAAAGCAACGCCCTGTTTAAGGTTTCACTTGAAAAAATAGCCGAGGGAAACCAGGTTTTAAATTTGACGGAAAAATCTCTATTGTCCATTGTTCAGCATTTTAATGCCACTTCGGACGAACTTACCCTTATTGTCGGCGCAACACGGGACCAGGCCCAGTCAACGGCCCAACTCGTCAGGGGGGTAACCCAGATTGAAGGGGTGACCAAGGATAATGTCCGCATTGCCGAACAAGTGGCACAACACTGCCATCAACTGGCCTCACTTTCTTCAAAATTCGATAAAGCCTGCTCCAAGTTCTCTTTGTAG
- a CDS encoding inorganic phosphate transporter, whose amino-acid sequence MFSFFLTSGLFLGWSLGANDASNVFGTAVASKMVRFRTAAVCCSIFVILGAVMSGAGASHTLGKLGAVNAIAGAFIVAFSAALSVYLMTKARFPVSTSQAIVGAIIGWNLFSGSSVDQAALTKIAMTWLVCPVLSGIIAVVLYQLSALFINTCRIHMFRLDLYTRWSLLVAGICGSYALGANNIANVMGVFLPVSPFETLFIGPFSLSPAQQLFLIGGIAIAVGVFTYSRQVMMTVGEGIVELTPVAASVVVWAHSIVLFLFSSQSLETFLASNGLPSIPLVPVSSSQAVVGAVIGIGLLKKGFWSVKWKIVGGIVSGWVTTPVIAAVVSFISLFFIQNVFQQEVYTSQKTLSPPPALEKKLARAQMPEGLKNNPITKITE is encoded by the coding sequence ATGTTTTCATTCTTCTTAACCTCCGGCCTTTTCTTAGGGTGGTCTTTGGGGGCAAACGACGCATCCAATGTGTTTGGTACGGCAGTGGCTTCCAAAATGGTCAGGTTCAGGACGGCCGCCGTCTGCTGCAGTATCTTTGTGATTTTAGGCGCCGTGATGAGCGGGGCAGGCGCTTCGCATACTCTGGGCAAGCTTGGGGCCGTGAATGCCATTGCCGGGGCGTTTATTGTGGCGTTTTCAGCGGCTTTGAGCGTGTATTTGATGACCAAGGCCAGATTCCCCGTCTCCACCTCCCAGGCCATTGTGGGGGCCATCATCGGATGGAACCTTTTTTCGGGATCGTCCGTTGATCAGGCCGCCCTGACCAAGATTGCCATGACCTGGCTGGTCTGTCCGGTGCTTTCCGGGATCATAGCGGTTGTCCTGTACCAGTTGTCCGCCCTTTTTATCAATACATGCAGAATCCACATGTTCCGGCTGGATCTGTATACGAGATGGTCCTTATTGGTTGCCGGCATATGCGGATCCTATGCCCTGGGGGCCAATAATATCGCCAATGTAATGGGCGTATTTCTGCCGGTATCCCCCTTTGAAACGCTTTTTATCGGCCCCTTTTCCCTATCACCGGCCCAGCAATTGTTCCTCATCGGCGGCATCGCCATTGCCGTGGGGGTATTCACCTATTCCAGACAGGTAATGATGACCGTGGGGGAAGGCATTGTGGAGCTTACCCCTGTTGCGGCAAGCGTTGTGGTGTGGGCGCATTCCATCGTCCTCTTCCTCTTTTCCTCCCAATCCCTGGAAACCTTTCTGGCCAGCAACGGCCTGCCCTCAATTCCCCTGGTTCCGGTTTCCAGTTCCCAGGCTGTGGTGGGCGCTGTTATCGGCATCGGCCTGCTAAAGAAAGGCTTTTGGAGCGTGAAATGGAAGATCGTGGGAGGAATTGTCAGCGGATGGGTCACCACCCCTGTCATTGCCGCAGTGGTGAGTTTCATATCTTTATTTTTTATTCAAAATGTATTTCAGCAGGAGGTGTATACGTCCCAAAAGACGCTATCCCCGCCCCCTGCCCTAGAAAAGAAACTGGCCCGGGCGCAAATGCCGGAGGGCCTTAAAAATAACCCCATAACTAAAATAACGGAGTAA
- a CDS encoding DUF47 family protein: MKFNIISRETGIEKQINDFMDQVSRSGLVFQKGARCYLTGEYENFDSVLADISVIEHKGDELKRTIIEHLHTKTLIPESRGDVLELLENMDSLLDRFKGALWRFEIERPEINLEFVNDFSELIDGVVASVEAIVKSARAFFADISSVRDHLHKVSFWETECDKISTRLRAALFRKEDLRLSQRMLLSDLARHIEKISDRAEDVADRMNIYVIKRTL; encoded by the coding sequence ATGAAATTCAATATTATCAGCCGGGAAACCGGTATTGAAAAGCAGATCAATGACTTCATGGACCAGGTCAGCCGGTCCGGGCTCGTTTTTCAAAAGGGTGCACGGTGTTATCTCACGGGAGAGTATGAAAATTTCGACAGCGTGCTGGCGGATATCTCGGTTATAGAACACAAGGGGGACGAATTGAAGCGGACCATCATCGAGCACCTCCACACCAAAACCCTTATCCCCGAATCCAGGGGGGATGTACTGGAACTGCTGGAGAACATGGATTCTCTGCTGGACCGGTTCAAGGGTGCGCTGTGGCGGTTTGAAATCGAACGCCCGGAAATAAACCTTGAGTTCGTCAATGACTTTAGCGAGCTGATTGATGGGGTCGTGGCCTCTGTGGAGGCCATTGTCAAATCGGCACGGGCCTTTTTTGCCGATATTTCGTCCGTAAGGGACCATCTGCACAAGGTCTCATTCTGGGAAACGGAGTGCGATAAGATATCAACACGTCTGAGGGCCGCACTTTTCAGGAAAGAGGACTTAAGGTTAAGCCAGCGTATGCTTTTAAGCGATCTGGCCCGGCATATCGAGAAAATTTCTGACCGGGCGGAGGATGTCGCTGACCGGATGAACATTTACGTCATTAAACGGACCCTCTAG
- a CDS encoding LysR family transcriptional regulator — MNIDHLKSFFMVAKVGNFTKAANALFLTQPAVSQHIQALEHFYDTVLFDRTGKKIMLTRHGEILFEQTEELLMKFQEVETIFMDMKNMSRGRLDIASSAVISAYMLPDIIGLYHSTYPDIELNLRGGNTHKTTLMVLEGQVDFGFAAGPASRYPEVEAVCVHQEKMVAVVSGKSPLAQKSQVSISDLKRIPFITREHGTQTRQIVSAWFSEYKTDKSHLKFIELENVESAKRIVEKGFGITVIPESAVKRELASGRLARVNLKGFEGNAAFYLLYHKYRNLSVAAKTFLSMLPEMFNCEETLASKLNIPARKDISSK, encoded by the coding sequence ATGAACATTGATCACCTGAAATCCTTTTTCATGGTGGCCAAAGTCGGCAATTTCACCAAGGCCGCAAATGCCCTGTTTTTGACCCAACCGGCTGTGAGCCAGCATATCCAGGCCCTGGAACATTTCTACGATACGGTCCTCTTTGACAGGACCGGGAAAAAAATTATGCTGACCCGCCATGGAGAAATTCTTTTCGAACAGACAGAAGAATTGCTTATGAAATTCCAGGAAGTGGAGACCATTTTCATGGACATGAAAAACATGAGCCGGGGCCGGCTGGACATTGCTTCATCCGCCGTGATCAGCGCATATATGCTCCCCGACATCATTGGTCTTTACCATAGCACCTACCCGGATATTGAACTGAATCTTCGGGGGGGCAACACCCACAAGACCACCCTTATGGTCCTTGAGGGACAGGTGGATTTCGGGTTTGCCGCAGGACCTGCCAGCCGGTATCCTGAAGTTGAGGCGGTTTGTGTTCACCAGGAAAAGATGGTTGCCGTGGTATCGGGGAAGAGTCCCCTGGCTCAGAAATCTCAGGTTTCCATATCCGACCTCAAACGCATACCCTTTATCACCCGGGAACACGGCACTCAGACCCGGCAGATTGTCTCCGCCTGGTTTTCAGAGTACAAAACGGATAAATCCCATTTGAAATTCATAGAGCTTGAAAATGTGGAATCGGCAAAGCGGATCGTTGAAAAGGGATTCGGTATCACCGTTATCCCCGAATCCGCGGTAAAAAGGGAGTTGGCCTCAGGCCGGCTGGCCCGGGTCAACTTAAAGGGATTCGAGGGGAATGCGGCCTTTTACCTTCTCTACCACAAGTACAGGAACCTTTCCGTCGCCGCCAAAACCTTTTTATCCATGCTGCCGGAAATGTTTAACTGTGAGGAGACCCTGGCTTCAAAATTAAACATCCCTGCCCGGAAGGACATATCTTCAAAATAG
- a CDS encoding DHH family phosphoesterase, protein MPKSINQYLLEARTNIKDKPIDLLVMGNEAADLDSMASAIVFAYIRSKAQPDKTIVPLMPIVREDFKLRTEAVYVFEKAQIDLDCLIFLDEMPQTFMDHVNRMAIVDHNKLPGAFEGHGDKVQMIVDHHKEEGLYENAEIRVIEPVGSTASLVGEMLIKEFPKLMDAQIAMLLTGTILLDTVNLAPEAGRVTNKDTEIALTLMKHCTLDQNPYFEGVQKAKFDTASLTTTDLLRKDYKEFKFGDIRCGIASALLSMAQWTKKDNELCIGFESYARRRNLDVLLSMNAYTDPDFNRDLAVYCIDESAHDKLISFLQKKGLELKNLVFDGQKPCLEGKITFYSQANLGISRKKLSPMMDDHFTA, encoded by the coding sequence ATGCCCAAATCAATCAACCAATATCTTCTCGAAGCGAGAACCAACATCAAGGACAAACCCATTGACCTTCTGGTCATGGGAAACGAGGCTGCAGACCTCGACTCTATGGCATCTGCAATTGTCTTTGCCTATATCCGGTCAAAAGCACAGCCCGATAAAACCATTGTCCCTCTCATGCCCATCGTGAGAGAAGATTTCAAACTCAGGACTGAAGCCGTATACGTATTTGAAAAGGCTCAAATTGATCTTGACTGTCTCATTTTCCTGGATGAAATGCCCCAGACCTTCATGGACCACGTAAACCGCATGGCCATTGTGGATCACAACAAACTGCCCGGCGCCTTTGAAGGCCACGGAGACAAAGTACAGATGATCGTGGACCACCACAAGGAAGAAGGGCTTTACGAGAATGCTGAGATCCGCGTCATTGAACCGGTAGGCTCGACAGCCTCCCTGGTGGGTGAAATGCTGATCAAAGAGTTTCCCAAGCTTATGGACGCCCAGATTGCCATGCTTCTTACGGGCACCATTCTTCTGGATACAGTGAATCTGGCTCCGGAAGCCGGGCGGGTTACAAATAAGGATACTGAGATCGCCCTCACCCTCATGAAACATTGCACCCTGGACCAGAATCCGTATTTTGAGGGGGTTCAGAAAGCCAAATTCGACACCGCCAGCCTGACGACAACCGACCTTTTGCGAAAGGACTACAAGGAATTTAAATTCGGGGATATCAGATGCGGCATTGCCTCTGCCCTGCTGTCCATGGCCCAATGGACAAAAAAAGACAATGAACTTTGCATCGGATTTGAAAGCTATGCACGCCGCCGGAATCTGGACGTACTCCTGTCCATGAATGCATATACAGATCCGGATTTTAACCGGGATCTTGCCGTTTATTGTATTGATGAGAGTGCCCATGACAAGCTGATCTCATTTCTCCAGAAAAAGGGGCTGGAACTGAAGAACCTCGTTTTTGACGGCCAAAAGCCCTGCCTGGAAGGCAAAATCACCTTCTATTCCCAGGCAAATCTCGGAATATCAAGAAAAAAACTGTCCCCTATGATGGATGACCACTTCACGGCTTAG
- a CDS encoding anion permease, with amino-acid sequence MTDTPATRQFDPLDMSNYTLERLPVLPTGPIMALLKKIGLPMAVLFFCFFHFKFCGSFESFEVQTKVPPQSCYTMLGIFGASLILWITEAIPNYLTSLILIVLVVTTGIVEEKTAYAYFGHKVMILNIASFILASMLVSCGLAKRIALKFILKAGHKATPVFWSFLLLNIILGAFVSATAAKAALLMPLFMVISAIYGANGGDNRNNFGRNLVLQNLLGINVSCSAYMTGSAANLVAASMLIGAGANLYYMDWFMALAPLALIVCAFGWWLGTHFVFPLSETEKSPSIKGGLNRLQEELDGMGPFSVNEIKSAIIFLCVLALWATDKLHGISATAAALIGAIAALMPAFSGLPKIGSINWNDTDIPWHLLLFSFGAYVLGGGIKTTNIVAIGITNLFEAFGIGQDAPKLLIFLLLSILFAFSSILNQSKTARTIIFFPIIIGIAQKFGWDVLGFGLPMAFLINQVYVLYFNSKPATICYLSNHYSSWESFKYGIIMLTTVCLLLIPWTQYIMPLMGFDSQLW; translated from the coding sequence ATAACGGATACACCGGCGACCAGACAATTTGATCCACTGGACATGAGCAACTATACCCTCGAAAGGCTTCCCGTGCTGCCGACAGGCCCGATTATGGCACTGTTAAAAAAAATCGGCCTGCCCATGGCAGTGTTATTCTTCTGTTTCTTTCATTTCAAATTTTGCGGATCATTCGAGTCTTTTGAGGTGCAGACAAAAGTGCCGCCCCAAAGCTGTTATACCATGCTCGGCATCTTCGGTGCATCATTGATTCTCTGGATCACAGAGGCAATCCCCAACTACCTGACCTCCCTCATCCTGATCGTCTTGGTGGTCACCACCGGCATTGTTGAAGAGAAGACAGCCTATGCCTATTTCGGCCATAAGGTAATGATACTTAACATTGCAAGCTTTATCCTGGCCAGCATGCTTGTCTCCTGCGGCCTGGCAAAACGCATCGCGCTGAAATTCATTCTCAAGGCAGGCCACAAGGCAACCCCTGTTTTCTGGAGCTTTTTGCTCCTGAACATCATCCTTGGGGCCTTTGTCAGCGCAACAGCCGCAAAGGCGGCACTCTTAATGCCCCTGTTCATGGTGATCAGCGCCATTTACGGCGCCAACGGCGGTGACAACCGCAATAATTTCGGACGAAACCTTGTACTCCAGAACCTGCTTGGCATCAATGTTTCCTGCAGCGCCTATATGACAGGGTCTGCAGCAAACCTGGTTGCGGCGAGCATGCTCATCGGCGCCGGGGCGAATCTTTATTACATGGACTGGTTCATGGCGTTGGCCCCTTTGGCGCTGATCGTCTGCGCCTTTGGATGGTGGTTGGGAACACACTTTGTCTTTCCCCTTTCAGAAACCGAAAAATCGCCATCCATCAAGGGCGGCCTAAACCGCTTGCAGGAAGAATTGGACGGCATGGGACCGTTTTCGGTAAATGAGATAAAATCCGCGATTATCTTTCTATGCGTTCTCGCGCTATGGGCCACGGATAAACTCCACGGAATCAGCGCCACCGCGGCTGCATTGATCGGTGCAATCGCCGCATTGATGCCCGCTTTTTCAGGATTACCAAAAATCGGATCCATAAATTGGAACGACACCGATATTCCCTGGCATCTCCTATTGTTCAGTTTTGGTGCATATGTACTAGGCGGGGGGATAAAAACCACCAATATTGTTGCCATCGGCATTACCAACCTTTTTGAGGCCTTTGGCATTGGACAGGATGCCCCTAAACTCCTTATTTTTCTGCTGCTGAGCATTCTGTTTGCCTTCAGCTCAATACTCAATCAGAGCAAGACCGCCAGAACAATCATATTCTTTCCCATCATCATCGGTATCGCCCAGAAGTTTGGATGGGATGTTCTGGGATTTGGCCTGCCCATGGCCTTTCTCATCAACCAGGTTTATGTTTTGTATTTCAACAGCAAACCTGCCACGATTTGCTACCTGAGTAATCATTATTCCAGCTGGGAATCCTTCAAATACGGAATAATCATGCTCACAACCGTCTGTCTGCTGCTGATTCCATGGACCCAGTACATTATGCCATTAATGGGGTTTGACAGTCAGCTATGGTAA